In Chlorogloeopsis sp. ULAP01, one DNA window encodes the following:
- a CDS encoding Crp/Fnr family transcriptional regulator codes for MYTEVFSELFPLMSTANPQTLEWLLSIAVEHEYPTGRAVLMEDAWGNAVYFVVSGWVKVRRTVGEGSVALAILSRGDFFGEMAILDESPRSTDVIALSPVKLLSVAREKFIQILFKDPQLHHRMLQLMVRRLRHANVRLQMRSSPPAVKLAHTLVSLGENYAHQTAKGKEIFHIPFKDLADVTEIGVEETTKIMEKLHEKGWIKIDTVNQAIFLVNFRQLMNLAGKV; via the coding sequence ATGTACACAGAGGTTTTCAGTGAACTCTTCCCTTTGATGAGTACAGCCAATCCACAAACTCTGGAATGGTTGCTGTCTATAGCCGTAGAACACGAATATCCCACTGGAAGAGCCGTTTTGATGGAAGATGCCTGGGGGAATGCAGTTTACTTTGTGGTTTCTGGTTGGGTAAAAGTTCGGCGCACTGTAGGAGAAGGTTCTGTAGCCTTGGCTATTTTAAGTCGAGGCGATTTTTTTGGAGAAATGGCTATTTTGGATGAATCTCCTCGCTCAACAGATGTGATTGCTCTTTCTCCTGTGAAATTATTGAGCGTTGCCAGAGAAAAATTTATTCAAATCTTGTTTAAAGATCCCCAGTTACATCATCGGATGTTGCAGCTAATGGTACGACGACTGCGGCACGCTAACGTTCGCTTGCAAATGCGCTCCAGCCCGCCAGCTGTCAAACTTGCCCATACTCTTGTAAGTTTAGGTGAAAACTACGCTCACCAAACAGCAAAGGGAAAAGAAATTTTTCATATTCCCTTTAAGGATTTAGCAGATGTGACAGAAATCGGAGTTGAAGAAACCACTAAAATCATGGAAAAACTACATGAAAAAGGTTGGATCAAAATTGACACCGTAAATCAAGCAATTTTTCTCGTCAATTTCCGACAATTAATGAATTTGGCTGGTAAAGTTTAA
- a CDS encoding DUF6174 domain-containing protein — protein MRLPIIVSVALLTSVSLSTPVMSQLPVQVVQLPAIANLNFDQLIINRRLWNQQNIYSYRYTLSRSCFCIPEARGPVVIEVRNGIATSITSVDTGMPVNREYFQKYDTIPQLFVLIRDAIARGASNLSVQYDPILGYPTQINIDYDSQIADEEEYLTIESFEKIN, from the coding sequence ATGCGCTTGCCTATTATTGTTAGTGTGGCATTACTCACCTCTGTGAGTTTGAGTACTCCTGTTATGTCTCAACTGCCTGTACAGGTGGTACAATTACCAGCGATCGCTAACTTAAATTTTGACCAATTAATTATCAATCGCCGTTTGTGGAATCAGCAAAATATTTACAGCTATCGCTATACACTTAGTAGGAGTTGTTTTTGTATACCCGAAGCTAGAGGCCCAGTAGTCATTGAAGTACGTAACGGCATAGCGACTTCCATCACTTCTGTAGATACTGGTATGCCAGTTAATCGAGAATATTTTCAAAAATACGATACAATCCCCCAGCTTTTTGTTTTAATCAGAGATGCGATCGCCCGTGGAGCATCAAACCTGAGTGTACAGTACGATCCTATACTCGGTTATCCAACCCAAATTAATATTGATTACGACAGTCAAATAGCCGATGAAGAAGAATATCTCACTATTGAGAGTTTTGAAAAGATAAACTAA
- a CDS encoding M61 family metallopeptidase gives MKETIAPCTDTRLQEKVPLIHYQVAMSQPETHLFEVTLRLGGYNASTLDLKMPVWTPGSYLVREYAKHLQDFAAFANKKPLTWRKISKNHWQVETGDVSEVTVKYRIFANELTVRTNHLDATHGYFNGAALFFRLPGFDRQPIYVTIIPPHPEWQVTTALPAVPEQANTFFASDFDTLVDSPFEIGSHQLYHFDVLGKPHELAIWGRGNFRVQQIIADIKKIVEVEARMFGGLPYEKYVFMLHLFAQAYGGLEHKNSCSLIYQRFGFRDRDKYDRFIQLVAHEFFHLWNVKRIRPQELEVFDYDQENYTSCLWFCEGTTSYYDLLIPLRAGIYDVKSFLNNWGKEVSRYLTTPGRKVQALSESSFDAWIKLYRQDANSGNSQMSYYLKGEMVSLLLDLLIRSRYDNQRSLDDVMLKMWQKFGRDEIGYTPQQLQQVIESVAGIDLSDFFKRYIDGTEELPFNQYLEPFGLQIVAETEQEPYLGIRVSSEHGREVIKFVEAGSPAQLAGIDAGDELLAIDGVKVSASHLSDRLKDYQPNDTISVAVFHHEELRIYPVTLAFPRASKYQVQTVDNPSDIQIHNFSGWLGASLISMR, from the coding sequence ATGAAGGAAACAATAGCACCTTGTACTGATACCCGCCTACAGGAAAAAGTACCGTTAATTCATTATCAGGTGGCAATGTCCCAACCAGAAACTCATCTGTTTGAGGTGACTCTGCGTCTTGGGGGCTACAATGCCTCAACACTCGATTTAAAAATGCCGGTGTGGACTCCTGGCTCCTACTTAGTGCGGGAATATGCCAAGCATCTACAGGATTTTGCTGCTTTTGCCAACAAAAAACCTTTAACTTGGCGAAAAATCAGTAAAAATCATTGGCAGGTAGAGACAGGTGATGTTTCAGAAGTAACTGTCAAATACCGTATTTTTGCGAATGAACTAACCGTGCGGACAAATCATCTAGATGCAACCCACGGCTATTTTAATGGCGCAGCGCTGTTTTTTAGACTACCAGGATTTGATAGACAACCGATTTACGTTACAATTATTCCGCCACATCCAGAATGGCAGGTTACTACAGCCTTACCAGCAGTCCCAGAACAAGCTAATACTTTCTTTGCTTCGGATTTTGACACTCTTGTAGATAGTCCCTTTGAAATTGGCTCTCATCAACTGTATCACTTTGATGTGTTGGGCAAGCCTCATGAATTGGCAATCTGGGGACGTGGAAATTTTCGAGTGCAACAGATAATCGCCGATATCAAAAAAATCGTCGAAGTCGAAGCACGGATGTTTGGCGGTTTGCCTTATGAGAAATACGTGTTTATGTTGCACTTATTTGCCCAAGCTTACGGAGGTTTGGAGCATAAGAACAGTTGCTCTTTGATTTATCAGCGTTTTGGATTTCGCGATCGCGATAAGTATGATCGCTTTATACAGTTGGTAGCGCACGAATTTTTCCACCTGTGGAATGTCAAGCGCATTCGACCTCAAGAACTAGAAGTTTTTGACTACGATCAGGAAAACTATACTTCTTGTCTGTGGTTCTGTGAGGGAACAACAAGTTACTACGACTTGCTAATTCCTTTGCGGGCAGGCATTTATGATGTTAAATCATTCTTAAATAATTGGGGTAAAGAAGTTAGTAGATATTTGACGACACCAGGACGTAAGGTACAAGCTCTTTCTGAGTCAAGTTTTGATGCTTGGATTAAGTTGTACCGTCAGGACGCCAATAGTGGAAATTCTCAAATGTCCTACTATTTAAAAGGGGAAATGGTGTCATTATTGCTGGATTTGCTCATTCGTTCTCGTTATGATAACCAGCGATCACTTGATGATGTCATGCTCAAGATGTGGCAAAAATTTGGCAGAGACGAAATCGGCTATACTCCCCAACAGCTACAGCAGGTAATTGAGTCTGTGGCAGGAATAGATTTATCTGATTTCTTTAAACGCTACATTGATGGTACTGAGGAACTGCCTTTTAATCAGTACTTGGAACCCTTCGGTTTGCAAATAGTAGCAGAAACAGAACAAGAACCTTACCTGGGCATAAGAGTAAGCAGCGAACATGGAAGAGAGGTGATTAAATTTGTTGAGGCGGGTTCACCTGCACAACTAGCTGGAATTGATGCTGGTGATGAATTGTTAGCAATTGATGGTGTGAAGGTGAGTGCAAGTCACTTAAGCGATCGCCTCAAAGACTACCAACCCAATGACACAATTTCGGTTGCGGTTTTCCATCACGAGGAACTCCGTATCTATCCAGTCACCTTGGCTTTCCCCCGCGCCAGCAAATATCAAGTCCAAACTGTAGATAATCCGTCTGATATTCAGATACATAACTTTAGTGGATGGTTGGGTGCATCTTTGATAAGTATGCGATAA
- a CDS encoding PAS domain S-box protein, with translation MQRQSQNNYEHSQPENLLRHDADFFQALSVCCPIGIFSTDNQGRCTYINPIAQMICGFEVEEILGESWVQFLHPEQRESVMAAWLERVFIEGEFCGECCFQNLDGAIRWVQVKSSQLRDRQGNLIGSVNTVEDMSECQTALSECKQDQEKQFQEQANILEAILSASVDHIYIFDRAGRYRYVSAGGAAVLGLSSQDFVGKIWQELNFPVDITVTMEELDTHRQTVIATGQPLRSETAYLGIDGMRYYEYIFTPFQPPNQGIEGAIAISRDITERKRTEAALQQSEQRLRLAQQAANIGTWEWNLQTNQVSWSEGIWRLLGLEPNCEEPGFKAWLDFIHPGDRERIMQNVEAIFAQGEDYYDEFRIIQKDGSPSWLASIGQVIRNAHGQVERFLGVNIDISERKYAEEALETNLAQLEAVINSMTEGLVIADPQGNVLMFNPAALTMHGFQSVEEVRQPVQFFANLFEVQELDGTPVALVDWPLARALAGEVFSRRRLWLHRIDTGKRWVAEYGGTPVRNKAGDVILAIVTSSDITLQYEAEEALRSSEERFQAFMAHSPAAAWITDADGHILYLSPTYFRMFQFSEKDAIGKSVFEIYDAEFAQQFFDNIRTVARTNQVLETIEAAPRPDGTLGEFLVYKFPILNSSGQAMVGGVAIDITEQQTALRDRNRAQQEREQLLIREQAARVEAETATEQIAKILESITDGFIAFDREWRFTYVNHEGTRTLGRSSQQLLGKNVWEEFPELAETSFGKLYKRAITEQLPLELEDYYPPFDAWFSVRAYPFPEGLALYFHNISDRKRAEVEREQLLERERVAREAAESANRVKDEFLAVLSHELRTPLNPILGWTRLLRTGKVDRQKTALALETIERNVKLQTQLIGDLLDVSRILQGKMTLNVCPVDLAVTIEAAKETVRLAAEAKSIPIQTQLEPTTKQVMGDPNRLQQVVWNLLINAVKFTPTGGQVHVQLKYVGTEAQIIVKDTGKGISPEFLPYVFDTFRQADGTVTRKFGGLGLGLAIVRHIVEMHGGSVCAESPGEEHGATFTVRLPLISTTVQSNQNDTVLDDLPSLSGVQILVVDDELDSRELISFILSTAGAQVTIAASAQEALEILKKSRFDIAVCDIAMPEVNGYMLIQQVRTWTVEQGGQIPAIALTAYAGELNRQQAIAAGFQQHISKPLEPEELIEAIALLLNIAVSSSYTGGTQ, from the coding sequence ATGCAGAGGCAGTCACAAAACAACTATGAACATAGCCAGCCAGAAAATTTACTCAGGCACGACGCAGATTTTTTTCAAGCTTTGAGCGTTTGTTGTCCAATAGGTATTTTTTCAACTGATAATCAAGGCCGCTGTACTTATATTAATCCAATTGCTCAAATGATATGCGGCTTTGAAGTTGAAGAAATTTTGGGGGAAAGCTGGGTGCAGTTTCTTCACCCTGAGCAACGGGAATCTGTCATGGCTGCGTGGCTGGAGCGGGTGTTTATTGAAGGTGAGTTTTGTGGTGAATGCTGCTTTCAGAATTTAGATGGGGCAATTCGGTGGGTACAAGTGAAATCCTCACAGTTGCGCGATCGCCAAGGAAACCTCATTGGTTCAGTAAACACAGTTGAAGATATGAGTGAGTGTCAAACTGCACTCTCAGAATGTAAGCAAGATCAGGAAAAGCAATTTCAAGAGCAAGCAAATATTCTGGAGGCTATCCTCTCAGCATCAGTAGATCACATCTATATTTTTGATCGCGCTGGTCGTTATCGCTATGTGAGTGCAGGTGGAGCCGCCGTGCTGGGTTTGTCCTCACAAGACTTTGTAGGCAAAATCTGGCAAGAATTAAATTTTCCTGTTGATATTACTGTGACAATGGAGGAGTTAGATACCCATAGACAAACGGTAATTGCAACTGGGCAGCCGCTTCGGAGTGAAACTGCTTATCTTGGAATCGATGGTATGCGTTACTACGAATATATCTTCACTCCATTTCAACCTCCAAATCAAGGTATTGAAGGCGCGATCGCCATTTCTCGCGATATCACAGAGCGCAAACGAACAGAAGCAGCATTGCAACAGAGCGAGCAACGGTTGCGATTAGCACAACAGGCAGCCAATATCGGTACTTGGGAATGGAATTTACAAACAAATCAAGTATCCTGGTCAGAAGGGATTTGGCGTTTATTAGGATTGGAACCCAATTGCGAAGAGCCTGGTTTTAAGGCTTGGCTTGATTTTATCCACCCTGGCGATCGCGAACGGATCATGCAGAATGTAGAAGCAATATTTGCTCAGGGAGAGGACTATTATGATGAGTTTCGCATTATTCAAAAAGATGGCTCGCCTAGCTGGCTGGCTTCTATAGGACAAGTGATTCGCAATGCTCATGGACAGGTTGAGCGGTTTTTAGGCGTAAATATCGACATTAGCGAACGCAAATATGCCGAAGAAGCACTGGAAACAAATTTAGCGCAATTAGAAGCAGTAATTAATAGCATGACCGAAGGATTGGTAATCGCCGATCCGCAAGGCAACGTCCTCATGTTTAATCCAGCCGCATTAACTATGCATGGTTTCCAGTCTGTTGAAGAAGTGCGCCAACCTGTACAATTTTTTGCTAACCTATTCGAGGTACAAGAATTAGATGGTACTCCTGTAGCCTTGGTAGATTGGCCCCTTGCTCGCGCTTTAGCCGGTGAAGTATTTTCTAGACGGCGATTGTGGCTTCATCGCATAGATACAGGCAAGCGCTGGGTAGCTGAGTACGGAGGAACGCCTGTACGTAATAAGGCGGGTGATGTCATCTTGGCGATTGTAACTAGCAGTGATATAACCCTACAATATGAAGCCGAGGAAGCACTACGCTCAAGTGAGGAGCGCTTTCAAGCTTTCATGGCTCATAGTCCTGCCGCCGCCTGGATTACGGATGCAGATGGGCATATTCTTTACCTTAGCCCCACTTATTTCCGAATGTTCCAGTTTTCTGAAAAGGATGCGATCGGGAAAAGTGTTTTTGAGATTTATGATGCTGAATTTGCGCAACAATTTTTTGACAATATCAGGACTGTTGCCAGAACTAATCAAGTTTTAGAGACAATTGAGGCTGCACCTCGCCCGGATGGCACATTAGGAGAATTTCTTGTCTATAAGTTCCCGATCTTGAATTCATCTGGGCAAGCGATGGTGGGAGGAGTTGCCATAGATATCACTGAACAGCAAACTGCACTGCGCGATCGCAACAGGGCGCAACAGGAACGCGAACAACTCCTGATTCGGGAGCAAGCAGCACGAGTGGAAGCGGAAACTGCAACAGAGCAAATCGCCAAAATACTGGAAAGTATCACCGACGGCTTTATCGCCTTTGATCGCGAGTGGCGCTTTACCTACGTAAATCATGAAGGTACTCGAACACTGGGGCGTTCATCGCAACAATTGCTTGGCAAGAATGTCTGGGAAGAATTTCCAGAACTAGCAGAAACCAGTTTTGGTAAGTTGTACAAACGGGCAATTACAGAACAGCTACCCCTAGAACTAGAAGATTATTATCCACCTTTTGATGCTTGGTTTTCCGTGCGTGCTTACCCTTTCCCTGAAGGACTTGCGCTTTATTTCCACAATATTAGCGATCGCAAGCGAGCTGAAGTGGAACGGGAACAACTACTAGAGCGCGAACGAGTGGCTCGCGAAGCTGCTGAATCTGCCAATAGAGTTAAAGATGAATTTTTAGCTGTTCTTTCTCACGAGTTGCGAACTCCACTTAATCCTATTCTCGGTTGGACGAGACTGCTGCGAACTGGAAAAGTAGATCGACAAAAAACAGCGCTGGCTCTAGAAACTATCGAGCGCAATGTTAAACTGCAAACTCAACTGATCGGAGATTTGCTTGATGTCTCCCGAATTTTGCAAGGTAAGATGACCTTGAATGTGTGTCCGGTAGATTTAGCTGTGACGATTGAAGCAGCCAAAGAAACAGTACGTTTGGCAGCAGAGGCAAAGTCTATTCCAATTCAAACACAATTAGAGCCGACAACCAAACAAGTGATGGGCGATCCAAATCGGTTGCAACAAGTCGTGTGGAATCTGCTCATCAATGCAGTGAAATTTACTCCTACTGGTGGACAGGTTCATGTCCAGCTGAAGTATGTTGGTACAGAGGCACAAATTATAGTTAAGGATACAGGCAAGGGAATTAGCCCTGAGTTTCTGCCCTACGTGTTTGATACCTTCCGACAAGCTGATGGTACAGTCACGCGCAAATTTGGTGGCTTAGGATTGGGATTGGCAATTGTCCGCCATATTGTCGAAATGCACGGCGGCTCTGTCTGTGCAGAAAGCCCTGGAGAAGAACATGGAGCAACATTTACAGTCAGGTTACCACTAATAAGTACAACTGTACAGTCAAACCAAAACGATACTGTGTTGGATGATTTACCCAGTTTGAGTGGAGTGCAAATCTTAGTTGTAGACGATGAACTTGATTCGCGCGAGCTAATTAGCTTTATCTTGTCAACTGCTGGCGCACAAGTCACTATAGCCGCATCAGCACAGGAAGCATTGGAGATATTGAAAAAGTCACGATTTGACATTGCCGTCTGTGACATCGCCATGCCCGAAGTAAAT
- a CDS encoding EAL domain-containing protein, producing the protein MSQICPIAKTCICRNVARCHTQEAGRIFLWFPVVHTLKKVISYLEQFSLEYELMLERPGLSLDCKPGQTQEIARDLAQLLTPRELRETQVLFIRGAIQPQLQDFSDIASLQRFIKFSQSNWLVEMLTRERFTSHFQPIVSIKDTSQIYGYESLLRGFDEQGNLVPPGPILELASEAGLLPQLDRVARLSAIAQFSRHQVRGQIFINFAPTALYDPVSCLRTTVEAIDRAGISHEQVVFEVVESDNPQDLDHLKAVLQYYRDAGFLVALDDLGSGYSGLNLLHQLRPDFIKLDMGLIRDVHQDLYKASITEKLLEIAQNLNIQTVAEGIECIEELNWLQARGADFAQGYLIAKPSAIPVTVTPYFKTNTLTVAPCCQLVELPIQHQSESERVVAAVTQHIRCSLELNEILQTTAAEVRQLFEVDRVIIYQFEPDWSGLVAVESVAEGCMSILGFHVMDTCFQSTHAAYYQQGNTRAIEDVETAGLLPCHLNLLRSLQIRANLIVPILQQERLWGLLIAHQCHNSRKWQQSEINLFNQLASQAAIAIHQSELYHQLQKANQELQRLASSDGLTLVANRRCFDDTLKAEWERLTREQAPLSLILCDVDCFKLYNDTHGHLAGDDALRYVAKAIETVKRPADLVARYGGEEFAVILPNTDAQGAMIVANEIQNNVSALKLPHPNSQVDEFITLSLGVATITPDIQSSPANLIAAADRGLYQAKAQGRNCMVQINCEDINSKSFLLRKH; encoded by the coding sequence ATGAGCCAAATATGTCCTATTGCCAAAACTTGTATTTGTCGCAACGTTGCACGCTGCCACACTCAGGAAGCAGGCAGAATTTTCCTTTGGTTTCCTGTTGTACATACCTTGAAAAAAGTCATCTCCTACTTGGAACAGTTTTCCCTTGAGTATGAACTAATGCTAGAACGACCAGGTCTGAGTTTAGATTGTAAACCAGGACAAACTCAAGAAATTGCCCGCGACTTAGCTCAACTACTTACACCGAGGGAATTAAGAGAGACACAAGTTCTTTTTATTCGAGGTGCTATCCAACCTCAACTTCAGGATTTTAGTGACATCGCTTCATTGCAACGCTTCATTAAATTCAGTCAATCGAATTGGCTAGTCGAAATGCTGACAAGGGAAAGATTTACTAGTCACTTTCAACCAATTGTTTCCATCAAGGATACATCTCAAATTTATGGATATGAATCGCTGCTGCGGGGGTTTGATGAACAAGGCAATTTAGTGCCGCCTGGGCCTATCCTAGAGTTAGCAAGCGAAGCTGGGCTTTTGCCACAACTAGATCGAGTTGCTCGCCTCAGCGCGATCGCTCAATTTAGTCGCCACCAAGTCAGAGGGCAAATCTTTATCAATTTTGCACCCACGGCGCTTTATGATCCCGTTTCTTGCCTACGCACTACGGTAGAGGCAATTGATCGAGCAGGTATTTCCCATGAACAAGTTGTTTTTGAAGTCGTAGAGTCAGACAATCCTCAAGATTTAGATCATCTTAAAGCAGTACTGCAATACTACCGTGATGCTGGTTTTTTGGTAGCTCTTGACGATCTTGGTTCTGGCTATTCCGGTTTAAATTTGTTACATCAGTTACGTCCAGACTTTATTAAGCTGGACATGGGGTTAATTCGAGATGTGCATCAAGATTTGTACAAAGCTTCAATTACCGAGAAGCTTCTTGAGATTGCTCAAAACTTAAATATTCAGACTGTTGCTGAAGGAATTGAGTGCATTGAGGAACTGAATTGGCTGCAAGCAAGAGGCGCAGATTTCGCTCAAGGCTATTTGATTGCTAAACCTAGTGCAATACCTGTCACTGTAACCCCTTACTTTAAGACTAATACATTAACTGTAGCACCATGTTGTCAACTGGTTGAGCTGCCGATTCAACATCAAAGCGAGTCTGAGCGAGTTGTTGCCGCCGTGACGCAGCATATTCGATGCTCGTTAGAATTAAACGAGATCTTGCAAACCACAGCAGCCGAGGTGCGACAACTGTTCGAGGTAGATCGAGTAATAATCTATCAGTTTGAGCCTGACTGGAGTGGGTTAGTCGCTGTAGAATCTGTAGCTGAGGGGTGTATGTCCATTCTGGGATTTCATGTGATGGACACGTGCTTTCAATCTACCCACGCAGCTTACTATCAACAAGGTAACACTAGAGCAATTGAAGACGTAGAAACTGCGGGATTGTTACCGTGTCACCTTAATCTACTGCGGAGTCTGCAAATCCGGGCAAATCTAATTGTGCCTATCTTGCAGCAAGAGCGTTTGTGGGGACTATTGATCGCTCACCAATGCCATAATTCTAGAAAATGGCAGCAATCGGAGATTAATTTATTTAACCAGCTAGCAAGTCAAGCTGCGATCGCTATTCACCAATCGGAACTTTACCATCAATTACAAAAAGCAAACCAGGAACTACAGCGTCTTGCCTCTTCGGATGGTCTGACTTTAGTGGCAAATCGACGCTGCTTTGATGATACGCTAAAGGCAGAGTGGGAAAGGTTGACACGCGAGCAAGCCCCGTTATCTTTGATTTTGTGTGATGTCGATTGCTTTAAGCTTTACAACGATACCCATGGACATCTAGCAGGAGATGATGCACTCAGATATGTTGCTAAGGCAATAGAGACAGTTAAACGCCCGGCTGATTTAGTTGCTCGGTACGGAGGAGAAGAGTTTGCAGTCATTTTACCGAATACTGATGCGCAAGGGGCTATGATAGTTGCAAACGAGATTCAGAACAATGTTAGTGCCTTAAAATTGCCTCATCCAAATTCTCAAGTAGATGAATTTATCACTTTAAGTCTTGGTGTAGCAACTATTACTCCTGATATTCAATCATCTCCCGCAAATTTAATTGCTGCTGCCGATCGCGGGCTATACCAAGCAAAAGCACAAGGAAGAAATTGTATGGTGCAGATAAACTGTGAAGACATTAATAGCAAATCTTTCCTTTTAAGGAAGCATTAA